In Alistipes sp. ZOR0009, the following are encoded in one genomic region:
- a CDS encoding cysteine-rich CWC family protein, giving the protein MLRDEEKIKQSVCPQCGQTFTCSTATGKCWCQNFSISDENLKLLKTRYKTCLCPSCLAAFSEKVNDSSCKR; this is encoded by the coding sequence ATGCTACGTGATGAGGAAAAGATAAAGCAGAGCGTTTGCCCACAATGCGGGCAAACGTTTACCTGCAGCACCGCAACAGGCAAGTGCTGGTGCCAAAATTTTAGCATCTCGGATGAGAATCTTAAGCTACTTAAAACGAGATATAAAACCTGCCTATGCCCCTCCTGTTTAGCTGCATTTAGCGAAAAAGTTAACGACTCCTCTTGCAAACGCTGA
- the metK gene encoding methionine adenosyltransferase, which produces MGYLFTSESVSEGHPDKVADQISDAILDQFLTQDPNSKVACETLVTTGLVVISGEVNTEGYVDVQDVARRVINKIGYNKAEYKFDGDSCGVISAIHEQSPDINRGVSQEEKGAGDQGAGDQGLMFGYASNETDEYMPLSLTLSHMLLLELSKIRREGKEMTYLRPDSKSQVTIEYNDNNQPERINTIVVSTQHDEFASDEEMQKTIKADVQNILIPRIKALLPERVQKLFTGDIILHVNPTGKFVIGGPHGDTGLTGRKIIVDTYGGKGAHGGGAFSGKDSSKVDRSAAYAARYIAKNLVAAGVANEVLVQVAYAIGVAQPVSVYVNTYGTAKQGLTDAQISAKVAQLFDLRPAKIVEKFGLKNPIFEETAAYGHFGRDPFTRKIFVGPLNNQVEKEVEFFTWEKLDSVELLKKEFGL; this is translated from the coding sequence ATGGGATACTTATTTACATCTGAGTCTGTTTCTGAGGGACATCCAGACAAGGTGGCCGATCAAATTTCGGATGCAATTCTTGATCAATTTTTAACCCAAGATCCAAACTCTAAGGTTGCCTGCGAAACGCTTGTAACTACAGGTTTGGTTGTAATCAGCGGCGAAGTTAACACCGAGGGTTATGTAGACGTTCAGGATGTTGCTCGCCGGGTTATCAACAAAATTGGGTACAACAAGGCCGAGTATAAGTTTGACGGAGACTCTTGCGGGGTGATCTCTGCAATTCACGAGCAGTCTCCAGATATTAACCGCGGCGTTAGCCAAGAGGAAAAGGGTGCAGGCGATCAAGGCGCAGGCGACCAAGGACTAATGTTCGGATATGCCTCTAACGAAACGGATGAGTACATGCCGCTTTCGTTGACTCTTTCGCACATGCTGCTTCTGGAGCTGTCAAAGATTCGTCGCGAAGGTAAGGAAATGACCTACCTACGTCCAGACTCTAAATCGCAGGTTACCATAGAGTATAACGATAACAACCAGCCTGAGCGCATCAATACCATCGTAGTATCTACTCAGCACGACGAGTTTGCTAGCGATGAGGAGATGCAGAAAACTATTAAGGCTGATGTTCAAAATATCCTTATTCCACGCATCAAGGCTCTTCTGCCCGAGCGCGTTCAAAAGCTATTTACAGGGGATATCATTCTTCACGTAAACCCAACTGGCAAGTTTGTAATTGGAGGTCCTCATGGTGATACCGGTCTTACAGGTCGTAAGATTATTGTAGATACCTACGGAGGTAAAGGAGCTCACGGTGGTGGCGCATTTTCCGGTAAGGATTCGTCTAAGGTAGACCGTTCGGCTGCTTATGCTGCCCGCTACATTGCCAAGAATCTTGTTGCTGCAGGTGTAGCTAACGAGGTGTTGGTACAGGTTGCCTACGCAATCGGTGTTGCTCAGCCAGTAAGCGTTTATGTAAACACCTACGGCACCGCAAAACAAGGTTTAACCGATGCACAAATTAGCGCTAAGGTTGCGCAGCTGTTCGATCTTCGTCCAGCTAAGATTGTGGAGAAGTTTGGATTAAAGAATCCAATTTTCGAAGAAACGGCTGCTTACGGACACTTTGGTCGCGATCCGTTTACTCGTAAAATATTTGTTGGGCCGCTAAACAATCAGGTTGAGAAGGAAGTTGAATTCTTTACTTGGGAAAAGTTGGATAGCGTAGAGCTGCTTAAGAAAGAATTTGGTTTATAA
- a CDS encoding glutamine--tRNA ligase/YqeY domain fusion protein, whose amino-acid sequence MSDNKAEVSGAEERTLNFLEEIIEEDIKSGKHDGRVLTRFPPEPNGYLHIGHAKSICLNFGLAKRYGGATNLRFDDTNPVKEDVEYVDSIKDDVKWLGFEWANEFYASDYFDQLYEWACELIRRGKAYVDDQTQEEIRKGRGTVTVPGTESPFRNRSVEENLDLFQRMKNGEFENGARVLRAKIDMAHPNMFFRDPLLYRIIHTHHHRTGDKWCIYPMYDWAHGQCDSIEKITHSICTLEFDVHRPLYDWFIDNLEIFPSKQYEFARLNLTYTVMSKRKLLELVKNSYVTGWDDPRMPTISGIRRRGYTAEAIRNFAERIGVAKRDNVIDFSLLEFFVREDLNKRAERRMAVLNPLKVVITNYPENQSEELEAVNNPEDAAAGSRMVPFGREIFIERDDFMEVAPKKYFRLAIGQEVRLRYAYFIKATDVVKDADGNIIEVHATYDPASRGGNSPDGRKVQGTIHWVSAQHAKKAQVRLYDRLFTRSDMDNLTEEEDYKDFLNPDSLKVIEALIEPDLANHAAGKTFQFERIGYFCVDSDSSEQQVVFNRTVTLKDSWAKIAAK is encoded by the coding sequence ATGAGCGACAATAAGGCAGAAGTTTCAGGTGCTGAAGAAAGGACGCTGAACTTTCTTGAGGAGATTATCGAAGAGGATATTAAGAGTGGTAAGCACGACGGAAGAGTTTTGACTCGCTTCCCTCCAGAGCCTAATGGCTACCTACATATTGGGCATGCAAAGTCTATCTGCCTAAATTTTGGTTTGGCAAAAAGATATGGTGGGGCAACCAACCTTCGCTTCGATGATACCAACCCTGTGAAGGAGGATGTGGAGTATGTAGATTCTATAAAGGATGATGTAAAGTGGTTAGGCTTTGAGTGGGCCAACGAGTTTTACGCTTCCGACTACTTCGACCAGCTTTACGAATGGGCTTGCGAGCTTATTAGAAGGGGAAAAGCTTACGTTGACGATCAAACTCAGGAGGAGATTCGTAAGGGACGTGGAACCGTTACCGTGCCAGGTACCGAAAGCCCCTTCCGTAACCGTTCCGTTGAGGAAAACCTCGACCTATTCCAACGCATGAAGAATGGCGAGTTCGAAAACGGCGCACGCGTGCTTCGCGCCAAGATTGACATGGCTCACCCCAACATGTTCTTCCGCGATCCGCTGCTGTACCGCATTATCCACACCCATCACCACCGTACGGGCGATAAGTGGTGCATTTACCCCATGTACGACTGGGCTCACGGCCAGTGCGACTCTATCGAAAAGATTACCCACTCTATATGCACGCTCGAATTCGACGTGCACCGTCCGCTTTACGATTGGTTTATCGACAATTTGGAGATATTCCCTTCTAAGCAGTACGAGTTTGCCCGCTTGAACCTTACCTACACCGTAATGAGCAAGCGTAAGCTGCTCGAGCTGGTAAAAAACAGCTACGTGACCGGTTGGGACGATCCTCGTATGCCCACCATCTCGGGTATCCGTCGTCGTGGATACACTGCCGAAGCTATCCGTAATTTCGCTGAGCGTATTGGCGTTGCCAAGCGCGACAACGTGATCGACTTTTCGCTGCTAGAGTTTTTCGTTCGCGAAGATTTGAACAAGCGTGCCGAGCGTCGCATGGCGGTGCTTAATCCGCTTAAGGTGGTTATCACCAACTATCCCGAAAACCAATCGGAGGAGCTCGAAGCCGTTAATAACCCCGAGGATGCCGCTGCAGGTAGCCGTATGGTGCCTTTTGGCCGCGAAATTTTTATAGAGCGCGACGACTTTATGGAAGTTGCCCCTAAAAAGTATTTCCGCCTAGCCATTGGACAGGAAGTACGCCTACGCTACGCCTACTTTATTAAGGCAACCGATGTGGTAAAGGATGCTGATGGTAACATCATCGAGGTGCATGCCACCTACGACCCTGCATCGCGCGGAGGAAACTCTCCTGATGGTCGAAAAGTTCAGGGAACCATCCACTGGGTATCTGCGCAGCATGCCAAGAAGGCTCAGGTGCGCTTATACGACCGCCTATTTACCCGATCGGACATGGACAACCTTACCGAAGAGGAAGACTACAAGGATTTCTTGAATCCCGACTCGTTAAAGGTGATCGAGGCGCTTATAGAGCCAGATTTGGCCAACCATGCCGCTGGTAAAACATTCCAGTTCGAGCGTATCGGCTATTTCTGTGTAGATAGCGACTCTTCGGAGCAGCAGGTGGTGTTTAACCGCACCGTAACGCTGAAAGATTCGTGGGCAAAAATTGCTGCCAAGTAA
- the folB gene encoding dihydroneopterin aldolase, whose product MQGIIEIENMEFYAYHGCFEEEAIVGNKFKVDLTIEMDAEVPSKTDSIGDAVNYQLAYNIVKREVAIRSHLLEHVGGRIIEGIYNELSGVQKVKVKVSKMNPPMGGAIEKVSVTLIK is encoded by the coding sequence ATGCAAGGTATCATAGAAATAGAGAACATGGAGTTCTACGCCTACCACGGCTGCTTTGAAGAGGAGGCCATTGTAGGCAACAAGTTTAAGGTTGATTTAACCATCGAAATGGATGCTGAGGTTCCATCCAAAACCGACAGCATTGGCGATGCCGTAAACTACCAGCTTGCCTACAATATCGTAAAGCGCGAGGTTGCCATCCGTTCCCACCTGCTCGAGCACGTAGGGGGCCGAATTATTGAAGGTATCTACAATGAGCTCTCGGGCGTACAAAAGGTTAAAGTAAAGGTTTCGAAGATGAATCCACCAATGGGAGGTGCCATCGAAAAGGTAAGCGTAACGCTAATAAAGTAG
- a CDS encoding cupin domain-containing protein: MKMRVRKPTESEAAIAKSWEIWTCEASTFPWHYAQKEVCYILEGEVNVEDPQGNIISFGAGDWVEFDAGLTCTWHVKKHIRKHYHFE, from the coding sequence ATGAAAATGAGAGTAAGAAAACCGACCGAATCCGAAGCGGCCATAGCCAAAAGTTGGGAGATTTGGACGTGTGAGGCCAGCACCTTTCCTTGGCACTACGCCCAAAAGGAGGTGTGCTACATTCTTGAGGGCGAAGTTAATGTTGAAGATCCACAGGGCAACATCATTTCATTTGGTGCAGGCGACTGGGTGGAGTTTGATGCCGGCCTAACGTGCACTTGGCACGTCAAAAAGCATATCCGAAAGCATTACCATTTCGAATAA
- a CDS encoding DUF5074 domain-containing protein, with protein MVKYFRIYVLLAVAAVAATTIQSCTKSDFTGPTLASNDVNNKRTFTINPDEEITLESKFIKPEQLSFEWSMEGQILAKEGTSYRFKSKESGSYIVTQRVYNGIAEVYIDYYITVRGTYDSGTFIFTNNSTESQLTFINKDNTKVDENAYKTANPGKSIGAKISSATAFYGKMYILTESEIIVLNAITLKEINRIATPAKPNYLINVDRSSALLSTDKGVYRVSISPLAITGQVLGLNGRVGMMVKNENYVMALTLNGLAAINKSTLLLTRFINSGKLGLVADIAGNVWTTNEDTIISVSPTLYVTKFKNTNSPHATASWNPWNEGTLTLSTTENALLFIKANDNGTPSQTICKVDISNPRNLGITEFITLPKDRQFTGIGFRINSENNIVASTVNSSGNDPQAVIYRSGDATLVTTVATTATDVKSFLFNKTN; from the coding sequence ATGGTAAAATACTTTCGTATTTATGTACTTCTAGCGGTAGCGGCGGTAGCGGCTACAACAATACAGTCATGTACAAAATCCGACTTCACTGGTCCAACATTAGCAAGCAACGATGTAAACAACAAGCGCACCTTCACCATAAATCCGGATGAAGAAATTACGTTAGAATCGAAATTTATTAAACCCGAGCAACTCTCGTTTGAATGGAGCATGGAAGGGCAGATTCTAGCAAAAGAGGGAACCTCCTACCGCTTTAAATCAAAGGAATCGGGGAGCTACATCGTTACACAGCGGGTGTACAATGGTATTGCCGAAGTTTACATCGACTACTATATTACCGTTCGCGGAACATATGATAGCGGCACCTTCATCTTTACCAACAACAGCACCGAATCGCAGCTTACCTTTATTAATAAGGACAACACGAAAGTTGACGAGAATGCCTACAAGACTGCCAACCCTGGAAAATCGATTGGAGCCAAAATTTCTTCGGCAACCGCATTCTATGGCAAAATGTACATTCTTACCGAATCGGAAATTATTGTGCTAAATGCCATCACCTTAAAGGAGATTAACAGAATAGCTACCCCAGCCAAGCCAAACTACCTTATTAATGTAGATAGGTCGAGCGCGCTTCTTAGCACAGATAAGGGTGTTTACCGAGTTAGCATCAGCCCTCTAGCAATAACCGGTCAGGTTCTTGGTCTTAACGGAAGAGTTGGGATGATGGTTAAGAACGAGAACTACGTGATGGCGCTTACCCTTAATGGCCTTGCAGCCATCAACAAGTCAACCTTGCTGCTAACCCGATTTATAAATTCAGGAAAATTGGGCCTCGTTGCCGATATAGCAGGAAACGTTTGGACTACCAACGAGGATACAATCATCTCGGTTAGCCCTACGCTTTACGTTACGAAATTTAAAAACACTAATAGTCCGCATGCCACCGCTTCTTGGAATCCTTGGAACGAGGGCACTTTAACCCTCTCTACCACCGAAAATGCGCTACTTTTCATTAAGGCAAACGATAATGGAACTCCATCGCAAACCATCTGCAAAGTAGATATTAGCAACCCTAGGAATTTGGGGATTACCGAATTTATAACACTTCCTAAAGACAGGCAGTTTACAGGAATTGGATTTAGGATAAACTCAGAGAACAACATTGTAGCTTCAACCGTTAATAGTTCGGGCAACGACCCGCAAGCGGTAATATACCGTTCGGGTGATGCAACGCTAGTAACTACCGTTGCAACCACAGCAACCGATGTTAAATCGTTCCTTTTCAATAAAACGAACTAA
- a CDS encoding TCR/Tet family MFS transporter gives MSVAKKPALGFIFVTILLDVIGFGIIIPILPKYISHLTGGDLSNASLYSGWLMFSFAIMQFICSPILGNLSDRFGRRPILLASLFGFGVDYLIIAFAPTIGWLFVGRILAGVMGASFTTAAAYIADISTPEKRAQNFGLIGAAFGLGFIIGPALGGVLGHYGFRIPFYVAAALTFINWIYGYFVLPESLSKRNRRRFDIKRANPIGSLKQLRKYPIISGLVASLICIYLSNYATQSTWTFFTMEKFGWSEMIVGLSLAMVGLSVAIVQGGLIRVINPKLGPVKSVYFGLTFSVLGLLLTAFVPQGWMLFALMLPFSLGGVAGPAIQGIISNQVPANEQGELQGALTSLMSLTSIIGPLLMTGLFSFFTSKSAPVYFPGAPFVMAALLVLLGGMLAKGTLSTIKHKEKPAAPAEE, from the coding sequence ATGTCAGTAGCCAAAAAACCAGCGTTAGGATTCATTTTCGTAACAATTCTTCTGGATGTAATCGGTTTTGGAATTATAATCCCGATTCTACCTAAGTATATAAGCCATCTTACCGGCGGCGACCTAAGCAACGCCTCCCTGTATAGCGGTTGGCTTATGTTTTCGTTCGCCATCATGCAGTTTATCTGCTCGCCGATACTTGGAAACCTGAGCGACAGGTTTGGTCGCCGGCCAATTCTTCTTGCATCGCTTTTTGGATTCGGAGTAGACTACCTCATCATTGCTTTTGCGCCTACCATAGGTTGGTTATTTGTTGGACGCATCTTAGCGGGAGTTATGGGCGCCAGCTTTACCACTGCGGCCGCCTACATTGCGGATATTAGCACCCCCGAAAAGCGTGCGCAAAACTTTGGCCTCATTGGCGCCGCCTTTGGGCTGGGATTCATTATTGGTCCCGCGTTGGGAGGTGTTTTAGGGCACTACGGGTTCCGTATTCCCTTTTACGTGGCAGCTGCGCTAACTTTTATCAACTGGATATACGGCTACTTCGTGCTGCCAGAGTCTTTGTCTAAACGAAATAGGCGCCGCTTCGACATAAAGCGCGCCAACCCCATTGGGTCGCTCAAGCAGCTGCGCAAGTACCCCATCATATCGGGCTTGGTGGCCTCGCTCATCTGCATTTACCTCTCCAACTACGCCACGCAAAGCACCTGGACCTTCTTTACGATGGAAAAGTTTGGTTGGAGCGAGATGATTGTTGGCCTGTCGCTGGCCATGGTGGGCTTATCGGTAGCCATCGTGCAAGGTGGGCTGATACGGGTTATTAATCCGAAGCTTGGCCCCGTTAAATCCGTATACTTTGGACTTACCTTCTCGGTGCTAGGGCTTCTACTCACCGCATTTGTTCCTCAAGGGTGGATGCTCTTTGCCCTAATGCTACCATTTTCGTTAGGAGGCGTTGCAGGACCTGCCATACAGGGAATCATCTCCAACCAAGTCCCCGCCAACGAGCAAGGAGAGCTTCAAGGTGCTTTAACGAGCCTTATGAGCCTTACTTCTATTATTGGCCCCCTTTTAATGACCGGATTATTCTCCTTCTTCACCTCTAAAAGTGCCCCAGTATACTTTCCTGGAGCCCCATTTGTAATGGCAGCCCTTTTAGTGCTACTTGGGGGGATGCTAGCAAAAGGTACCCTTAGCACCATAAAGCATAAGGAGAAACCAGCAGCACCTGCAGAGGAGTAG
- a CDS encoding M20/M25/M40 family metallo-hydrolase has translation MKRTLTIFTLLVALLAASIGAQAQDQAIQRGLDAVTTSAIKAHVNFLASPLLEGRYPSQRGGALAAEYIAAAFTQYGIQPAGDVADGKKTYFQNFDIVRYSQPFDWQFSIDAGQGSILPTPNIDFSIANRRLSNGFSLSDNVVFVGYGLSLPEYGIDSYGKLDVKGKIVVVQPVGKEDLAGFSHFKGLSNEKQEAILASQEAEISKRKPAAVIFLRNAKDLMGKMPNAKPTIFFEDNLSLPSNDFKSPTIRVNLNKGLVYQGFKQHGLDINTVDFKFKGVKLPIKISLSAKIKGTPLRDRNVLGMIAGEDTTKCIIVGAHYDHHGTWNGVVYPGADDNASGTAGIIMLAKALKESGIKPKVNVIFALWTAEEKGLVGSTFYARNPIIPLSQTAMYVNYDMIGRNAVDDTARVRAHFFYLDRQPVIKEIVERNNKRLGNILLLTNAATEGGYWSDHGPFYERGVVFMGWAAGNHPDYHKPTDTPDKIDPEKIQKIVRLSFLNMLDFANGQ, from the coding sequence ATGAAGCGAACACTAACCATTTTTACGCTACTTGTAGCACTTTTAGCGGCCTCTATCGGGGCACAGGCGCAAGACCAAGCCATACAAAGGGGGCTAGATGCGGTGACAACGTCCGCCATTAAGGCGCATGTAAACTTTTTGGCATCGCCGCTACTCGAAGGGCGCTATCCATCTCAACGCGGAGGCGCGTTAGCTGCCGAATATATCGCCGCAGCCTTTACTCAATACGGCATACAGCCCGCAGGCGATGTTGCTGATGGTAAGAAAACCTACTTTCAAAATTTCGATATAGTAAGGTACTCCCAACCTTTCGACTGGCAGTTTTCTATCGATGCGGGGCAGGGAAGTATCCTACCAACTCCTAATATTGACTTCTCTATTGCTAATAGAAGGCTGAGTAACGGGTTTTCGCTATCCGACAATGTGGTTTTTGTAGGTTACGGGCTAAGTTTACCCGAATATGGTATCGATTCTTACGGAAAGTTGGATGTTAAAGGTAAGATTGTGGTTGTTCAGCCTGTAGGGAAGGAGGATTTGGCGGGATTTAGCCACTTCAAAGGGCTAAGTAACGAAAAGCAAGAGGCTATTCTGGCAAGTCAGGAGGCTGAAATTTCAAAACGAAAACCGGCTGCCGTCATCTTTTTGCGAAATGCAAAGGATCTCATGGGTAAGATGCCTAATGCTAAGCCTACCATTTTCTTCGAAGACAACCTTTCGCTACCTTCTAACGACTTTAAATCGCCTACTATTAGGGTAAACCTGAATAAAGGACTCGTTTACCAAGGTTTTAAGCAGCATGGGTTAGATATTAACACCGTTGATTTTAAGTTTAAGGGTGTTAAGCTACCTATTAAGATTAGCTTGTCGGCCAAAATTAAGGGAACCCCATTGCGAGATAGAAATGTTTTGGGGATGATTGCAGGCGAGGATACCACTAAGTGTATTATAGTAGGAGCTCATTACGATCACCACGGAACATGGAATGGCGTAGTATATCCAGGTGCCGATGATAATGCAAGTGGTACCGCTGGTATAATAATGCTGGCAAAGGCGCTGAAAGAGTCGGGCATAAAGCCAAAAGTAAACGTAATTTTTGCCCTTTGGACAGCCGAAGAAAAGGGATTAGTGGGATCTACCTTCTATGCGAGGAATCCAATAATACCGCTAAGCCAAACAGCGATGTATGTAAATTACGACATGATTGGTCGTAATGCGGTTGATGATACGGCAAGAGTTCGTGCTCATTTCTTTTATCTCGATAGGCAACCTGTAATAAAGGAGATCGTGGAAAGGAATAATAAAAGGCTAGGGAATATTCTTTTACTTACAAATGCGGCAACGGAGGGTGGTTACTGGAGCGATCATGGGCCTTTTTATGAGCGAGGCGTGGTATTTATGGGATGGGCAGCCGGCAATCATCCCGATTACCATAAGCCAACCGACACCCCAGATAAGATAGACCCAGAAAAAATTCAAAAAATAGTTCGGTTGAGTTTCCTCAATATGCTAGATTTCGCAAACGGACAATAA
- a CDS encoding S8 family peptidase — protein MNVKLLCISMLVAASMLIVGCSKQDDSVNVNSSQKEFSVAPSQNFVPGELIVKFKDGQTLKSKTNVMQAFGGTVVQKIYGSKLKGTDNGAVYLYSIKTSIEEAIAKLNQMPEVEFAEPNYIYKTQVTSNDPYFTNGSLWGMQGDASTPANQYGCQAAEAWALNHTGSSTVYVGIIDEGYMYNHADLAANAGVNPGEIANNGIDDDGNGYIDDVYGWNFDGNNNAVFDSAGDEHGTHVGGTIGGVGGNNIGVAGVCWNVKMLSGKFLGPNGGTSANAILAIDYFVDLKTRHNLKLVALNNSWGGGGFSQALKDAIDRASAAGILFIAAAGNGGWDGIGDNNDRTPSYPASYTSSNIIAVASITSSGGRSSFSNYGATSVDIGAPGSNIYSCMPQSGGGSTYGTMSGTSMATPHVTGAAALYASTHPNATMAQIKDAILNSAVATTSLRGKCVTGGRLNVSGF, from the coding sequence ATGAACGTAAAATTATTGTGTATTTCGATGCTCGTTGCAGCATCAATGCTAATCGTTGGCTGCTCGAAGCAGGACGATTCTGTTAATGTAAATTCTTCGCAGAAAGAATTTAGTGTTGCTCCTTCCCAGAACTTTGTTCCTGGAGAACTAATCGTAAAGTTTAAAGATGGACAAACCTTGAAGTCAAAAACTAACGTTATGCAAGCTTTTGGCGGTACGGTTGTTCAAAAGATTTACGGATCGAAGCTAAAAGGAACCGACAACGGTGCCGTTTATCTTTACTCCATCAAAACATCGATTGAGGAAGCAATTGCAAAGCTAAATCAAATGCCTGAGGTTGAATTTGCAGAACCTAACTACATCTACAAAACACAGGTAACCTCCAACGACCCTTACTTTACCAACGGTTCGCTTTGGGGCATGCAAGGTGATGCCTCGACACCCGCCAACCAGTACGGGTGCCAGGCTGCAGAGGCTTGGGCGCTTAACCACACCGGTTCGTCGACCGTGTATGTGGGTATAATTGACGAAGGTTACATGTACAACCACGCCGATTTGGCCGCCAACGCAGGTGTTAACCCTGGAGAAATTGCCAATAACGGCATAGACGATGATGGCAATGGCTACATCGACGATGTTTACGGCTGGAACTTTGATGGAAACAACAATGCCGTGTTTGATAGCGCCGGCGACGAGCATGGTACGCACGTAGGAGGTACTATAGGCGGTGTTGGCGGCAATAACATTGGTGTTGCTGGCGTATGCTGGAATGTAAAAATGCTTAGCGGCAAATTTTTAGGCCCTAACGGCGGTACATCGGCCAACGCAATTCTTGCGATCGACTATTTTGTTGACTTAAAGACAAGACATAACCTTAAGCTGGTTGCCCTTAACAACTCGTGGGGCGGCGGAGGCTTCTCGCAAGCCCTTAAGGACGCTATAGACAGAGCTTCGGCTGCTGGTATCCTATTTATTGCAGCTGCAGGCAACGGCGGTTGGGATGGAATTGGCGATAACAACGACAGAACCCCAAGCTACCCTGCCAGCTACACCAGCTCCAACATTATTGCGGTGGCTTCGATCACCTCATCGGGCGGCAGATCCTCCTTTTCGAACTATGGTGCTACCTCTGTAGACATAGGTGCTCCAGGGTCTAACATTTACTCCTGCATGCCACAGTCTGGCGGAGGTTCGACCTACGGAACTATGAGCGGAACCTCGATGGCTACGCCTCACGTTACAGGTGCTGCAGCTCTTTACGCGTCTACTCACCCTAATGCCACAATGGCTCAAATTAAAGATGCAATTTTAAATTCTGCGGTTGCGACAACATCTCTTAGAGGTAAATGCGTAACTGGCGGACGTCTAAACGTTAGCGGTTTCTAA